One Rickettsiales bacterium genomic window carries:
- the recG gene encoding ATP-dependent DNA helicase RecG — translation MRPDKLFSLFSDITRLNGVGPGAKKALARLFGKNEFGRILIRDLVFHLPVSVIDRRHTPPLHEAKEGDIVSLIVTVETHQPSERRGGKKPYKVICHTAEGYITLVFFHARPDYIKSMLPVGAQKAVSGKLERYGQAPQITHPDIIAPAGDLQKIMSLETVYGLTYGLTNRHLCKIIQSALQLLPDMPEWLDMHHLQSKHWKDWKTSLLAVHNPHVPEELLPLSPARERLAYDEILANQLALALVRNRLRRKLTEPMPALFTLRNKVSSTLPYSLTQGQQKVLAEIDEDLCSGTRMLRLLQGDVGSGKTVVALMAMLRAVEAGGQAALMVPTELLGRQHFAFLERYAKPAGVRISLLTGSLKTKEHEAVLAKIAAGETDIVIGTHALFQDKVVFKNLALAVIDEQHRFGVAQRLALTGKAKDTHVLVMTATPIPRTLTMTAFGDMDCSILAEKPAGRLEITTKAIPISRSEDVLQGIERTIAKGEKVYWICPLVEESDDENVPSDLAAAEAKYIEFTHRFKGRAGMAHGRMKAEERDAVMSGFAGSQYDILVATTVVEVGVDVPDATVIVIEHAERFGLAQLHQLRGRVGRSDKQSSCILLYTDECNDIAKSRLRIIRETNDGFRIAEEDMRLRGSGDILGTRQSGMMEFHFADLLQNQELLYAAHQDVKLILHNDAELKSARGEALKCLLYLFGYDENIRFLNAG, via the coding sequence ATGCGTCCGGATAAGCTGTTCTCTCTCTTTTCCGATATTACGCGCCTGAACGGGGTCGGTCCCGGGGCAAAAAAGGCGCTTGCCCGGCTTTTCGGCAAAAATGAATTTGGCCGCATACTGATACGCGACCTTGTGTTTCACCTCCCCGTCAGCGTAATCGACCGCAGACATACGCCACCGCTGCACGAGGCTAAAGAAGGGGATATCGTTTCACTGATCGTGACAGTCGAAACGCATCAGCCGTCGGAACGCAGGGGAGGGAAAAAACCTTACAAAGTAATCTGCCACACGGCAGAGGGTTATATCACACTTGTGTTCTTCCATGCCCGCCCCGATTACATCAAATCCATGCTGCCTGTAGGAGCGCAAAAGGCCGTTAGCGGTAAACTGGAGCGTTACGGACAGGCGCCGCAAATTACCCATCCGGATATCATCGCTCCGGCAGGCGATCTGCAAAAAATCATGTCGCTGGAAACGGTCTATGGCCTCACCTACGGCCTTACCAATCGGCATCTGTGCAAAATCATCCAGTCCGCACTGCAATTACTGCCGGATATGCCTGAATGGCTGGATATGCATCACCTGCAGAGCAAGCACTGGAAAGACTGGAAAACTTCTCTGCTGGCTGTGCATAATCCACATGTGCCGGAAGAGTTACTCCCGCTCAGCCCGGCGCGTGAACGTCTGGCTTATGATGAAATACTGGCTAATCAGCTGGCGTTGGCACTGGTGCGCAACCGCCTGCGACGCAAGCTGACTGAGCCGATGCCTGCTCTCTTTACCTTGCGTAATAAAGTTAGCAGTACCCTTCCCTATAGCCTGACCCAAGGACAACAGAAAGTACTCGCGGAAATCGACGAGGATTTGTGCAGCGGCACCCGCATGCTGCGCCTGCTGCAGGGCGATGTTGGCAGCGGTAAGACAGTTGTGGCGCTGATGGCAATGCTACGTGCCGTTGAAGCGGGCGGTCAGGCGGCATTGATGGTGCCGACAGAATTGCTCGGCAGGCAACATTTCGCATTTTTAGAACGTTATGCAAAACCTGCCGGAGTGCGCATTTCACTGCTGACCGGGAGTCTTAAGACAAAAGAACATGAAGCCGTATTGGCTAAGATCGCAGCCGGAGAAACCGATATTGTGATCGGCACGCATGCTTTGTTTCAGGATAAGGTTGTCTTCAAGAATCTTGCTCTCGCCGTCATTGACGAGCAGCACCGTTTCGGCGTTGCGCAAAGGCTGGCACTGACGGGAAAAGCTAAAGACACGCATGTGCTCGTGATGACAGCCACCCCCATTCCGCGCACGCTGACCATGACGGCCTTCGGCGACATGGATTGCTCCATTCTCGCGGAAAAACCGGCAGGCAGGCTGGAAATCACGACCAAGGCCATCCCCATTTCACGCAGCGAGGATGTATTGCAGGGAATAGAACGCACGATCGCCAAAGGTGAAAAAGTGTATTGGATATGCCCGCTTGTTGAAGAAAGCGACGACGAAAACGTGCCAAGCGACCTTGCTGCGGCAGAAGCTAAATACATCGAATTTACGCACCGCTTTAAAGGACGCGCGGGCATGGCGCATGGTCGCATGAAAGCCGAAGAGCGCGATGCCGTCATGAGCGGATTCGCAGGCAGCCAGTACGATATTCTGGTTGCCACGACCGTTGTGGAGGTTGGTGTAGACGTGCCGGATGCAACCGTCATCGTCATCGAACATGCAGAACGTTTTGGCCTGGCACAATTGCATCAGTTGCGCGGGCGCGTCGGCAGAAGCGACAAGCAATCCTCCTGCATCTTGCTCTACACTGACGAATGCAACGATATCGCCAAGTCACGCCTCAGAATCATCCGCGAGACCAATGACGGCTTCCGCATTGCCGAGGAAGACATGCGTCTGCGCGGCAGTGGCGACATTTTAGGCACACGCCAGAGCGGAATGATGGAGTTTCATTTTGCCGATCTTTTACAAAACCAGGAATTACTGTATGCTGCCCACCAGGACGTGAAGCTTATTCTGCATAATGACGCAGAACTGAAGTCTGCACGCGGTGAGGCGCTTAAATGCCTGCTGTATCTATTTGGCTATGACGAAAATATAAGGTTTTTAAACGCCGGGTAA
- a CDS encoding ATP-binding protein yields the protein MRNKVPFIMLLKSAIIATAPALMTLILALVFSAISFNAVLYCYATILLCTFIIVRMFLSNISSLTDYVNDLAEDRQGEEPSLKYLSAISDLPNSIINLHRYWEKKKKYTAGLITEYETLVDSLPDILIMCNNAQKIIRTNKAARDVFGQNLANKSLSSIIPSEELLNAIATVIEERQGRLVEFHLDSLMRDFRAMVNLFFPAASGESIAIIITLNDITELQRVERMRAEFVANASHEIRTPLASLKGFIETLRGPAKDDKQAHEEFLRIMDEQANRMQSLIDDLLTLSKIQANEWTIPDGKVDLLQLIRGTKEAFTWAIKEKNMTLRLDVPDNLPYAQGEEGELRQVMHNLIGNAIKYGNAGTEVTVSARVTSIIPEDPNFSKLHRALCVAIIDNGEGIPREHLPRLTERFYRVDSARTRSIGGTGLGLAIVKHIINRHHGILTIDSVVGEGSTFSVYLQIYEEE from the coding sequence ATGCGAAATAAAGTTCCCTTTATAATGCTGCTCAAATCCGCCATTATCGCCACCGCTCCGGCGTTGATGACGCTGATCCTGGCCCTCGTGTTTTCGGCAATCTCCTTCAATGCCGTGCTCTATTGCTACGCGACGATCCTGCTGTGCACTTTTATTATTGTGCGCATGTTCCTGAGCAATATCAGCTCGCTTACCGACTATGTGAATGACCTGGCGGAAGACCGCCAGGGCGAGGAGCCGTCCTTAAAATATTTAAGTGCAATCAGTGACTTGCCAAATAGCATTATTAACCTACACCGTTATTGGGAAAAGAAAAAGAAATATACTGCAGGCCTGATTACGGAATATGAAACGCTGGTGGACTCCCTGCCCGACATTCTGATCATGTGCAATAACGCGCAGAAGATTATCCGCACCAATAAGGCTGCACGTGACGTTTTCGGCCAGAATCTGGCCAATAAATCCTTAAGCAGCATCATCCCGAGCGAAGAATTGCTCAACGCTATCGCCACCGTCATCGAAGAGCGGCAGGGACGCCTTGTGGAATTCCATCTCGATAGCCTCATGCGCGATTTCAGGGCGATGGTGAACCTTTTTTTCCCTGCAGCCTCGGGTGAAAGCATCGCCATCATTATTACACTCAATGACATTACCGAACTGCAGCGCGTGGAAAGGATGCGCGCCGAATTCGTAGCCAATGCAAGCCATGAAATTCGCACACCGCTGGCGAGCCTTAAAGGATTCATCGAAACGTTACGCGGCCCTGCCAAAGACGATAAACAAGCCCATGAAGAGTTTCTGCGCATCATGGACGAACAGGCCAACCGCATGCAAAGCCTGATTGACGACCTGCTGACGCTTTCCAAGATTCAGGCAAATGAGTGGACAATCCCGGACGGCAAAGTGGACCTGTTGCAGCTCATTCGCGGCACAAAAGAAGCCTTCACCTGGGCAATTAAGGAAAAGAATATGACGCTCCGGCTCGATGTGCCGGACAATTTGCCTTACGCGCAGGGCGAAGAAGGCGAATTACGCCAAGTTATGCACAACCTGATCGGCAATGCCATTAAATACGGCAATGCCGGAACCGAAGTCACCGTCAGCGCCCGCGTGACCTCTATTATCCCTGAAGACCCGAATTTCAGCAAACTTCATCGTGCGCTTTGCGTTGCTATTATCGATAACGGTGAAGGCATCCCGCGCGAACATCTGCCGCGCCTGACAGAGCGCTTCTACCGCGTGGATTCCGCGAGGACGCGCTCCATCGGCGGCACGGGGCTGGGGCTGGCCATTGTGAAGCACATTATCAACCGTCATCACGGTATACTTACGATTGATAGTGTGGTAGGAGAAGGCAGTACATTCAGCGTATATCTGCAGATTTATGAAGAAGAGTAA